The window CTATGAATGAACCTGGAGTAACATGGGCATTGATGATACGGCCTTGTTTAGCCAGCTTGAACTTCCGCCAACCATAGGGCCCGACTGTGTGTACGTGTACAATGTCTGACGGACGCTTGGAGTTAATCTTGACGCTGTATGGGGTGTATTTTTTAAGGGCGCTAACGTGTTCCTCGAAGGCAGTATGGACGCCATGCCCCCGCACCGTAAAGACGCTTTCGCTCACAACATTTACGCTAATTGGTTTCATACCTAAAATCCTACCATATTACAGCTAAGAAAGCTTATGCCTTTACGAAATATTTAATAAATGGCATAATAGATGGTCTTGGGGCTGACATTAGCTTCGACAGAGTGATCATTGACAGGCATATCTCGCAAGCCGGGTTGAGATGAACGTTATCCGTCTCATATCAATAAGTGTAAACTCACTTGTTAGCAAGGTACGCAGTGCTTTTGTAGCACCCGCTCTTGCACCAGCTTTCGCTTAATTCGTGGAAGCCATCCTGTAAGCTCATACTAGCTAGAGCTTCAATGGGTGTCATATCTTTGCTAGTTGCTTCAAGGCGTGTTCTGTGTCCGCGTTTTGACTAAGACTTTAGATATCGGGAAAGGCGTGAGGATTGGTTCGTTTTTGTCTCGCTGTCTTTCTAAAACAAGTTAAGCGAACTAAGCTTGTAGTGAGTATGCGTGGCACACACTGGACGAGGGTGCGATTCCCTCCAGCTCCACCAAAAGGGACTTTCGAGCATTTCGGAGGTCTTTTTTGTTTATTAAATTTAATGATTGTGCTGGCTTGAGCCTTAGGCTGCTTGAGCTTCTGTAATAATTTTTTAAATGCCATAATTAATTATTCATCAATACATACTATGTTATGATGACATACTTTACTTATATATTATATCAGTAGTTATTAGGATTGCTGCATGGTGAGTGATGGTAATTTGTGTAGGTTTGTAATTAAATTTAGTATATTGTTGTAAAAAATATCACACTATATTATTCTATACTATACTATAGATGTACCTTGTAGAGAAAGGAAGATGGCATGACGATGCCGGTCGATCTGGTTTTGGTCCGACATGGACAATCCGAACAGAACTTAGCTGTGCAAGCGGCTAAAAATGGCGATATAAGCCTCATTACAGACGAATATCGGCAAACTCCAGATTCGCAGTTTCGACTTTCGGCCAAAGGTCGTGATCAAGCTCGGGAAACGGGTGAGTGGTTACGGCATAATGGGCTTGGCTATTTTGAGCGTCGCTATGTTTCAGACTATGTTCGAGCTAAGGAAACAGCCGGCTATTTGCAGCTGATGGGTCCAGATTGGTACGTAGATCCTTCCTTGCGTGAGCGTGAATGGGGTTCTCTGGAAGGTTTGAGCTGGGAGGACTTAGAAGACAAGATAAGGCATGATGCGCAAGTGCGACACAAGGACCCGTTTTACTGGGTACCCCCGAATGGTGAATCGATCGCGCAATTGACAGTGCGCTTGCGTATACTGCTCGATACATTGCATCGTGAGTGTAGCGATATGCGTGTTGTTGTGGTGTGTCACGGTGAGGTGATGTGGGCCCTGCGTTTTATGCTTGAACGCATGTCGGTTACTACCTGGGAAGCACTAGAGTCCTCTCAAGAACCTGGTGTGGCAATCTATAATTGCCAGATTTTGCATTACACGAGGCGGGATCCGGAGTCGGGGGCATTGGCGCCACATTTGGATTGGATGCGCTCACTCTGTCCTTGTCAGCCACCCAACAATGGTCCTGGTTGGCAGAGGATTGTACGCGAAACTTTCTCAAATGATGAGCTTTTGGATCAGGCAAGCAAATCTCCTCATCTTTTTAGAGTGAATTACTAGAGCCTGTGGGCGACTTTTAAAGGGTCGCCTTTTTATATTAATAACCTGGTGTTAATTAGTAATTGTTATGATCTTTTCTCGAGCCATACTTTGAATGCCGGTAGTTGTAGTGAGGTAGTTTTGAATAATCCAAGTACCTGGTATTAGGTTTGCACTATATATGTCTTGCTGAAGGTTTCGTGTACCAACTGGATTAAAGTTTGGTGTAATAGTGACTATTTGGTTTGTCTGCTGGTTAATAGCTCGTGTTGTACACAATACATCGTTAGTGTAAGAGGTACAGGTAGAGTTGAATTTATCATATTCATATCCATCTAAGACTTTATCCAGTTGAGAGAGTGATATGAGTGATGTTGATATGGGTGATCCATATAATGATGTAGCTGATACATCATTAAGTGCTGATAAGGTATTAAGCAGGCCATACCCATAGTATTTCGTGAAATTTGCTCCACCCATTGGTGTGAGTTTTGTGGCGGTGCTTATTAAGGCATTATTTACTTGAGCTGGCGTAAGGGTTGGATTTTGAGACAATAGTAGGGCCACGGCACCAGCCACCAATGGACTTGAAAATGATGTGCCATTAAGTCCACAAGTGTTGAGTCCGGTAGTAGCTGTGTTGGTCCAAATCACCGAACACAAGTTTACGCCAGGTGCTACTATATCTAGATTGGTTCCGTAGCTAGAAAAACCAGCAAGGCCATTGGCTGCATTGGTTGCACCAACAGCGATAACGCTTGGATAGCGTGCAGGGTAAGAGACGCAGTCACAACCATCATTACCAGATGCAGCAATCACAATAACTCCATTTTGGGTTGCGTAATCAATTTGCTCAGAAACTAAAGGGTCGTCAGAGTTAGTACCAAGGCTCATGTTGATAATATTCACTCCTTGATCTACTGCGTAGCGTATACCCAGGGCAACACTTATTGTGTCACCATCGCCACTATCATCTAGGACTTGGACCGGTAGCACTTTGGACCCCCAGCTCATACCAGATCCCCCAATACTATTATTGGCTCGCCCAGCGATTAGGCTGGAGACAGCTGTACCGTGGTAGGCAGCGCTAGAATTTGGAGTAAACTGACCGGCAGCCACATTATTACTATCACTAACAAAATTCCAACCCCTATAGTTATCGATGTAGCCGTCATTATCATCGTCGATATTATTACATCGTTTATCTAGAGTTAAGGAGCGACTAGTGCAGTTAGGGGTAGGGCCTTCACTGGCTGTAATACCTAATTCATTACTGTTTTCGGCCCACTTACCTGTAAGGTCGGTGACATTCAGACCAAAGCCAGTATCAATAACAGCTGTAGTGATATTTGCATTACCAGTTTGATGGTTCCAGGCTGGTAGGGTATTGGTACTACTGAAGTGCCACTGGTTGGCTTGCAGAGGGTCTGTCGGTGTAAGTAGTGCCTTATATGGTTGGTTTACAAAGCTATCCATACCAGAATGCGCAATCAGGTTGGCCGCGCGTACGCTGTAGGCGTTAAGTTCTGGAAGTGGCGTGAGCTCCGATGCGGAAAGGTTGTTTTGGGCAAGAAAAGTTTGCTTAACTCGGTCATTTTGGAAACGCACAACATGTGTGGTTACTTTTGTGGCCATGGATGGGGCGACAACAGGTGGTATGGCGCTGGTAGTTGGGTAAGGTGTTGGTGTGTTTGATTGCTTCGCTTCAGAGTTTTGAGACAGCGGTGCGTGAGCCGGCGGTGCAAGCGATCGAGGCACCGTCTGTATGATACTGAGACTTATTACGAGAGACAGAACAACAACTCTAGATAGCCATCTCCATATGAGTAGGTTGGTATTTTTGTTTGGGTTTATGGGTTTGTTGCCAGGATTTTTGTATGGTTTGAGCATATGTATATTCATTGCGTGCTTTTATATGGAGGATTGTTTTAGTATTATCCTCACTTTATACCTCTATTGCTTTTGAAGCAACACTACTTATGCTTTTTATATGATTATTTGAGATAAATAAGTATTCAATTTGTGGTATAGTAAATAGTGATCTAGCATAAGCATTTATTTAATCATGGCCAACAAGAAAAAGAATAATCAGCACGAGTATGTCAATTCAGTCGACGGTTTGCGTCGGGCTGAGCCTGTCTTACGGGTGGAAAGCTCGAGTGTGGTTGAGGTAGATGAAGTCACGCGGTTGGAGTTAATCGGGAAATGGCTACGAAAGACTGTACCATCTATAATCCTCCAACTAAAATCTATAGCTCTCCAGCTAAAAAGCATTGTGAGTACTGTAAGGCTACATATCTTGGAAATTTTTACTAGGATTACTGCTCGTATCCCTAGAGTTAGACTGCCAAGATTTGCTGTGAGTAACAGAGTGAGAAGTGTTGTAGCGAGTACATCATTAGTATTTATGGTGTTATTGATGTTCTTTAATCTGGGTATTGGAAATATTGCTCAAGCCTTTGACACTTTTAGTCAGTCAGATTGGAGTGGAGGAGTTGGGGCGAGTCCAGTTAATCAATACAGTGAAAAAGATAATGTTGTAACTACTACACCAAATAGAATAGACATAGATAGTCAGCAGAATACTAATTGGTGCGCGACAGCAAATTGCAATAACCAGTGGCAATATAGAAAGAAGGTTATATTATCCGACTACAGCGGTAATATAGTGGCTCAGAGCAGTCTGCAGTATGAGGTTACTCTAGACTACACGGCAAATATGAAATCTGATTTTAGTGATATTAGGTTCGTAAATGAGCTGGGTGGAGCCGATATACCGTTTACTTTAATCTATAAAACAGACAGTCAATCGGCTAAATACATTGTAAAAATATCAGTAAGTGGCGGGGTGGCAGACAAAGAGTTGTATGTTTACTATGGAAACTCTTCGGCGGTAGGCTTCGATAACCGTACCGGCACTATGGACTGGGCGGATGACTTTAGGAGTGGCACATGTGCTAAGATCCTGAATTGTAGCCAGGTGGGTCTGGTAGTTGGCAATGGAGAGCTGTCGTCTATACAGGATCATCAGTCGATCGAAGCAGCCCTATCTGGTAAGACGTTTGACAGGGCGATAAACAGGGTCTTTGAATATGATTTTCAATATGATTTTTCTAGCCTGACTGACTGTAGCGATGGTGGTTATAGTATGGCATCTAACTTCGGAGGTAATACTTATGACAAGTATTCGAACTTAGGTACATACATACGTAGAGGTAGCTGTGACCGTGATGTTTTCGGTAGTTTTAATTATGTCTCAATGAGAGATGATTCTATTGGTTACGAAAATGGTGGCTGGCTTGAAAATTGGGATAATCCGAGTCCAAAAGCTAGTTTTAATAGCCTTGAGTGGGCACGACTTCGGATGGTGAGCTATCCAGGGAGTGGAATGGATTTTTTTCTTAGTAAAGATAATGGTAAGACATTTAATAAGATAAATATAGCTCCGTATAGTTCGAGTAATTTAACTTTTGATATACACAGGTTTGAATTGTATACATCTAGCAATGCAAGTAGTCTATCCCTAAAGATAAGAAATATGCAGGCGTATTCGATACCTTCTCTGGCCGCACCGCCAGTTTATCTGGGCGTGGAAGAAAAACTCGGTGGCTACACGGGGGTGATCGCGTCAGCCGAGATAGACCTTAGTGCCTCGGGGGCTTACTTTGGAGCGATTACGGCCAGCACGGTTGGTAGTGGTAAAGTTAGCTTCCTAATCTCTGGATCTGCAACGGCTGGTGGTACAAAAACATTTGCCGAAGCTGGTAGTTGTGGCTGGATAAATAATGGCGCGCTAGCTAGTGCTAGCAAATGTCTAGAGCCAAATACAAGGTACGTAAAATATTTTGCGGTATTGCAAGATGATGATGGTGTGCGTGACTTATCTGTGACTAATATCGGCCTAGAATACGGCATGGATAATACCGACCCGAATGGGGCGACAAACATTATCGCCAAACGAGATAGCGTGTTGGGGGCACAAATCACAACGGGCTGGATAAATACGATACCATACTTTAGCTGGAGCACGGCTACGGATAATCCTGGTGGTAGTGGTATTGGTGGATATTGTGTGTATTTTGGTACGGATCAGACGGCAGATATGGCTACGACATCCGGGTTGTTGCCTAGCAGTGGTCCGGTGAATACAAATGGTCTATGCCATTATGCGACAGCCGATGCTAGCCTTAGTTTGTCTGATATTAATTTGCAGGGTAGCCTAGACTCTGGGCAAACTTACTACTTTAAGATTCGATCCTTCGACCAGTCTGGCAATATGTCAGGTGAGGAAGTATACCAGCTAGGCTATGATACCGAAGAGCCTGAGTTTAATACCTTGGCAACAGGACCAAATGGCGCTGTGAATTCACCGCTTGCTAATATCAACTGGCTAACGACACCACCGGCAAGTGCGGATGATAGTGGAGGGTCTGGCATCGCGGGTGTCAGATATTGTGTCAATTATTTTGGTAGTGTGCTCCCGGAATGTAATATCGAAACTGGAGGTGGCGAAGATACCCCGGACTGGATATGGTTTGGGGCTTCGGGCAATCCGGGCGGACTATATGATTTATCGGATACCATTCCATTTACAGATGGAGGATTTCAGATATCCACGAACGCACTTTCTCATTTGACGAATGAAGGCATAAATTATGCCTATGTCGTATTGCTTGATAGAGCTGGTAATGTTGGCGGTGGTGGCGTGGGTTATATTAATACCACCCAACAGACTGCTTCACCACCCCGAAATCTAGTAGTATCTCCGCCTATTAGCAGTCAGAACCAGTTCTCTTTTAGCTGGGAGGCGCCTTCCAGCCTGACCGGTCCAGCTAGTGAGGTAGATTACTGCTGGACTGTAAACGCTCCAATATTGCAGGACGCTAGCAATTGTAATTGGACTGGCAAGGGAATTACCCAGCTGGCGAATGGTGCTTATGCGACGCAGCAGGGGGAGAATACGATGTATGTTATGGCGAAAGATCAATCGCAGAACTTCTCGAATATGAATGTGGCAACGGTAAAATTTACAGCATTTACGACAGCACCAGGTGCTCCGCAAAATCTTGAGCTGTCTGATGTGTCTACTCGGGCGACTGCGAGCTGGAAAATTGCCCTAAGCTGGAGCGCGCCACAGCTGCCGGGTTCCGGTGTGACAGGCTATAAGATTTATAGGTCTACCAATAATGTAGATTTTACTGAAGTCGGCACCACGTCAAATACCAATCTTAGCTTTATAGATTCTGGTCTCTCGCAAACTGACTACTATTATTATGTAAAAGCCTGCGATAGCGCTAATAGCTGTGGTGTAGCCAGTAATACTGAGATAGAGTATCCGAGTGGTCGATATACCACACCAGCTCGACTAACCGATGACACCGATCAGCCGAAAATCCGAGATATCGGTACGCGTAAAGCTACAGTTTATTGGTTTACTGACCGAGCAAGTGATTCTAAGATAGCTTATGGTACCGCGCCTGGACAGTATTTCCCTGAAGAGGTCGGTAATTCGGCACAAATTTCTACACATGTTGTAAATCTTACAAATCTTGAGCCTGGTAAAACATATTATTATGTAGCTCGGTGGACAGATGAAGATGGCAATATGGGGGTTTCCACAGAGAGATCTTTCACAACGCTACCAGCGCCAACCGTAAAGGAAGTTTCGGCATCAAATCTGACCATAGGTTCTGCTGTAGTTAATTTTACAACTGATAATGCACATAAGGCTAATGTATATTTTGGAGCCAATGATGCCTTTGGTGGCGTGAAGAGTGTTAATACTTCAACATCATCTTCTAGCTATAGTTTAAGTTTGGATAATCTGCGGGATGGGCAGAAATACTACTTTAAGATCAGTACGGTCGATGCCGATGGCTATGAATATCAGGGAGATATTTATAGCTTTACCACACCAGCTCGTCCACGGATTATAAATTTGCGCTTTGATACGGTCGAAGGTGAGCCAAGTAGCACCCAGAAGATTGTTTGGACGACCAATGTTCCGACTACTAGTGAGGTGGTGTATGGTCTGAGGGATGGTAAGCAGATCGAAGCCGTAGACTCGGTGCTTGTGGTGGAGCATGAGATGGTGGTTCGTGGACTTGAAGACGATGCGGATTATCAGCTAGTTGCCCGCTCGCGCGATGCTGCTGGCAATCTGGCAATATCTGATCGGCAATCTTTCCAGACTGCCGAGGACACGCGTGCTCCAAAGATTAGTAACTTGAAGATTGAGACAGATATTCGTGGATCCGGAGGCGAAGCTCGAGGCCAGGTGATTGTGTCTTGGCGCACCGATGAGCCGGCGACCAGCCAAGTAGCCTTTGCTAAGGGTCGCACCGATGAGCTAAGTAATCGATCACAACAAGATACACGTCTAACGACTGAGCATGTGGTGGTGGTGTCAGATCTGACGACCTCGAGTATTTATCAGGTTCAGGCGGTCTCATCTGATAAGGCTGGTAATGAGTCATCTTCGGATGCTCAAACTGCAATCATTGGTCGTGGTACAGACAGTATTTTTAGCGTTATCTTTAATGCCCTGCAAGCAATCTTCGGCTTTGGGGATTCTAGTATATGAGTCAGGCACTAGTAGAGTTTCAAAAGGTGTCGCGTGATTTTAGGGCGGTTGATGGCACGATAAGTGTTTTAAAAGATATAAACTTTAAGGTGGAGACTGGTAGCTTTACGATTATCTATGGACCTTCTGGTAGTGGCAAGACGACGATTTTAAATATGATCTTGGGGCTTTTACCGCCAACCAAAGGGGATGTTGTGGTAAGCGGAGAGAAGTTATATGGTTTGACACAAGATGGTCGTGCAAAATTCAGGGCAGCCCATTATGGTATTGTGAGTCAGGTTAATAACTGGATATTGAGTATGAATGTACAGGAGAATGTGGCACTTCCGCTGTATCTCTCGGGAACTCCACGGCATAAGGCAATGCGAAAAGCAGCCGATAGTATTGAGCGGGTAGGACTGACGAAATATATGCATTATAACCCAGCGGTGTTGTCGGTTGGTCAACAGCAACGTATTTCGATGGCGCGGGCGACAGTTAAAACGCCACGGCTTTTAATTGCTGATGAGCCTACTGGTAACCTCGATACGACAAATGGCGACATGATAATGCAGCTCATGACTAGCTTTAGAAATCATGAGAATACAACCGTAATACTGGTGACTCATAATTTGAGTTATCTTTCATTGAGTAGTCATCGACTCTTCTTGAAAGACGGCGTTTTATCAGTGGATGAGGGTGGCTTCCAGCTAGAAGAAGAGCGTCGACGTATGTTGATGACAAGCTTTTTGGAGGCTAATAAAACGGACACTGCTCAACAGGGCAAGGCGGCGTCTGTGAAGAAAGGCGGCAAGCGTGGCTGAGCGTAACCATAAAACCAATGAGAAAGCGAATGAATTGAAGGTTATGCCTAGGCTAAAAAAGCACCGATTTAAGAGAGAAGGCGTGGTGGCAACATCCATTCTGGTGCGTATGGCGGCCCAGAATCTTTTCTTTAAGAGGCTACGAACTACGCTGACCATTCTTGGCGTGGTGATTGGTATTGGTGCGGTGATATTTTTGCTCTCGTTTGGGTATGGTTTGCAGAATTTAGTTAGCCGTCAAGTGATTGGGGCAAAATCGGTTAAGAGTATTGATGTCAATAAGCCACGCTCGACAGCCATTAAATTTGATGGTGAAAATATTACTCGGCTCAAAAATATTGGTTCGGTGGAATCGGTGGCTCGCGTTTTTACCGAAGCTGCTAAAGTAAAATCGGGTAGCTCACAGATTGATTCGGTGCTGTTTGGCGTTGATTCAGAATATCTAAACCTAGCCTCCGTACGCGTGGTGACTGGCAAAAGTTTATTGGCGGGCGGCTCGACGGATGAGACCCTAATCAATACTTCACTTGCAAGAGCAGTGGGCTTACCACAAGGCGATGAGGTACTCGGCAAGGTGATTAATATGAGTTTTGATGTTGTGCAGGCTGATGGGGTCAAGAAAACTGTTCAGAAGGACATGAGAATTATCGGCCTTGTTGAAGGGAGTGGGGGTGCTGAAGTTTTTGTGCGTAGTCAGCTATTTATTGATAATGGTGCCCAAGATGCCGGTCAAGTAAAGATACTGGCAACTGATCGGGCGGCTGTACCGCAGATTCGTAAGGAGATTGAAAGTATTGGCTTCGCTACCGCGTCACCACTTGATACTCTAGACCAGATTTCTCAGGTGTTCGGTTTGCTACAGATGGTCTTTATTGGTTTTGGAGGGATTGGTATGGTGATTGCGATACTCGGGATGTTTAACACGCTGACTATTTCTTTATTGGAGAGGACTCGGGAAATTGGGCTCCTGATTGAGTTTGGTGCGCGACGACGAGATATTAAACGGCTATTTATCATTGAGTCTTTAATGTTATCAATATTGGGTGGCCTAATTGGGTTAATTAGTGCCTTCATGCTCGGTAAGATCGCTGATGTGGCAATTAGTAGCTTTGCGCGTAGTCGAGGAGTGCAGGAGTCGGTGTCAGCTTTTATGGTGACACCTCAGTTAGCAATTATGACGTTGGTATTGAGCGCATTGTTTGGGCTGGCGGTTGTTTATTTTCCGGCGCGTCGGGCATCACGAATTGATCCGATTGACGCATTGCGTTACGAATAATTTTTTTGAGACTAGTCGCACAATTAATTTGGGTACGACTTTTTTATTTTGAGCCAAGAACTTTGACTGAGCTCTAGTATTAATTATTTTTGTAGCTTTGATTAATGACGTGTTGGTATGCAGTTTGTAAAATATATTCTGCGCGTGAATAAGTTAAGAAGAGAATAAAAAGTATGCAATAAAAAAACCAGGTTAGGGGGTTGTGGGGACCATCCTAACCTGGAGAATTTTCTTGTGTGTTTGTTTTTGAGTAATATATGTGTGCAGCAGCACTACATCGATAATACGTCTTATACATAAGCTTTGTCAACAAAAAAGCTGTGGAAAACCACAACTTTTTTGTTGGGAGGGGATTTTACAGGTTAGCTATCCTGGGAGGCACTAACAAATTCATCTTTTGGGCTAGACTTAGATGATTGAAGCTGTCCGTGACGAGCTTCGGCGCAAGCCTTAGTGAGGTCATAGTAGGTTTTTTGTGCGGCATCAATATTTTCTGGTTTTCCAGACCATACTTTCATGGCGGGGTCTTGTACGGCGCGCGAGAACGAGAAGGTAATTGGCCAAGGTTGTTTGCCACTAGTGCCGATGGTTTGCAAATTATCGCGGGCTTGCTCCGGAGATTGACCACCGGACAGGAAGACCACACCACCCATAGATGCTGGGACTGCTTGGTTGAGTACAGCTAGTGTTTGTTCGGCAACTTCTTGAGTAGACGAGGTAGTACCAGATTGCTTACCGGCTAGCACCATACTGGTCTTCACAATACAGCCAGTTAGATCGACGCGGTAAGCTTTAAGCATTTGAGCAAGAAGGCTTAGGGTGGCTTCCGTTACGTCATGAGCTTGCTGGAGGCTCTGAGGGCCGTCATAGAGCACTTCTGGCTCAACAATAGGCACTATGTTGGCTGACTGGCATAGGCTTGCGTAGCGTGCCATTGTATGCAAATTAGAGTGCAATGCAGTCTGTGTTGGGGTGGTGTCGGAAATCTGAAAGGCAGAGCGCCATTTTGCAAAGCGAGCTCCAAGATCATAATACTCAGTCAGTCGGCCAGCCAGTCCGTCTAGACCTTCAGTGATTGTCTCTGGCTTAAAATTATCGAGTTCGACCAAGCCCTGATCTACTTTAATGCCAGGAATAATGCCCTTGTCGCTAAGATATTTTGGAAAAGGTATGCCGCTATCAGTTGCTTGTCGAATAGTTTCATCATAGAAAATGACTCCAGATAAGTATTTTTCAATACCGGGTGTCGTGATAAGCATTTGCCGATACTGCCGACGCGTTTCTTCGGTGCAGGGGATAGCTAGGCTATCAAATCGTTTTTGCGCACTTTTACTGCTTTCATCGGCGGCAAGAATTCCCTTAGAATCGGCAAATAATGCTTGTACAGTTTCTTGTAGTTGACCCATATATACTTCCTTATTAGTTGTTATGCTTATTCTACTTAAAGTTAATAGTTTTGGTCAAACTACCCATACAGACTTCGAGAGAAATCTTTAAAATTTACATATATTATGTGCTATAGAATATATGTTATGTATTAAATTTACGCTTTGCTTCAAGCGCAACATCAATTTTCATGGTTTTTTTGCGACTGGCTTCACGCTTGTCATAGTGCTTTTTACCTCGAGCAAGTGCAATATCAATTTTAATACGCCCACGATCCAGACCGATAGCTAAAGGTATGACAGATAGTCCAGCGCCTTTTTTCTCAGCTTCCAAGCGGTCAATTTGCTTGCGGTGGAGTAATAACTTACGTGATCGAGTTGGATCGTATTCTTTAAGGTTTGTAGCATGACTATAGCGTCGAATATGGGCATTGACTAGATAGGCCTCGTGATTATTGAAGTGCACAAAGCTGCCTTTAAGGCTTATTTGACCAGAGCGAATACTTTTCACTTCATGCCCCAAGAGCGATAAGCCTGCCGTAAAGGTTTCTAATATTTCATAGTCGTAGTAGGCTCGACGATTTTTGGCAATAACTTTCATATAGCTATTATACCTGGTTTGGAGCTAATCTATCAGATATAATATAGATGATATGTTTTTACGCAAATATCAGGATATTCTTAAAGATTTACACTCAAGTATTGAGGTGGTGCTAGGCGGGCAAGCTGAATTTGCTGAATTTGCCCAATCGGTATCATTTTGCGACATACGCTTTGGTGACCTCGCAACGAACATTGCCTTGCAGAAATCTAAATTATTAAAGCGTCATCCTCGTGATTTGGCTCAGCAGGTTGTTGATCAGATTAATAAAGATGGTAGGTTTGCAATTAGTGAAGTTGCGGGGCCTGGATTTATTAATATACGACTACATGAGAAGAGCTACATCAAGCTTTTTCAGGCACTTGAGGCAGAATTCTATACTTCACAAATTGGTAATGGGCGGCGTGTAAATCTGGAATTTATCAGTGCTAATCCAACTGGTCCACTTGTTTTGGTGAATGCTTGGGGTGGTTATTATGGTGATATTTTAGCTTCGTGCTATCAAAGCCAAGGTTATGAGGTGCAACGCGAGTACTATCTTAATGATGGTGGAAACCAAATTACTCAACTTGGCAGAGCAGTTCAGCGAGCTGCTGGTGCTAAGTTTAGCTCTGAGCAAGCTAAGGAGTTATATCGGGGTGAATATATAGATAGTCTGGCGGTGGAATTTATAAAAGACTATGGCGATGCTAATAGCTTAATCCAGGCTGACCCGCAAGAAGTTGGAGATAAGGCGCAGGCGCAGATTTTAGAGCAATACATTAAACCTACTCTTAAACGTTTGGGTATTAATCACGATAAAGTTTATCCTG is drawn from bacterium and contains these coding sequences:
- the smpB gene encoding SsrA-binding protein SmpB, producing the protein MKVIAKNRRAYYDYEILETFTAGLSLLGHEVKSIRSGQISLKGSFVHFNNHEAYLVNAHIRRYSHATNLKEYDPTRSRKLLLHRKQIDRLEAEKKGAGLSVIPLAIGLDRGRIKIDIALARGKKHYDKREASRKKTMKIDVALEAKRKFNT
- a CDS encoding ABC transporter permease; its protein translation is MPRLKKHRFKREGVVATSILVRMAAQNLFFKRLRTTLTILGVVIGIGAVIFLLSFGYGLQNLVSRQVIGAKSVKSIDVNKPRSTAIKFDGENITRLKNIGSVESVARVFTEAAKVKSGSSQIDSVLFGVDSEYLNLASVRVVTGKSLLAGGSTDETLINTSLARAVGLPQGDEVLGKVINMSFDVVQADGVKKTVQKDMRIIGLVEGSGGAEVFVRSQLFIDNGAQDAGQVKILATDRAAVPQIRKEIESIGFATASPLDTLDQISQVFGLLQMVFIGFGGIGMVIAILGMFNTLTISLLERTREIGLLIEFGARRRDIKRLFIIESLMLSILGGLIGLISAFMLGKIADVAISSFARSRGVQESVSAFMVTPQLAIMTLVLSALFGLAVVYFPARRASRIDPIDALRYE
- a CDS encoding fructose-bisphosphate aldolase class I, which gives rise to MGQLQETVQALFADSKGILAADESSKSAQKRFDSLAIPCTEETRRQYRQMLITTPGIEKYLSGVIFYDETIRQATDSGIPFPKYLSDKGIIPGIKVDQGLVELDNFKPETITEGLDGLAGRLTEYYDLGARFAKWRSAFQISDTTPTQTALHSNLHTMARYASLCQSANIVPIVEPEVLYDGPQSLQQAHDVTEATLSLLAQMLKAYRVDLTGCIVKTSMVLAGKQSGTTSSTQEVAEQTLAVLNQAVPASMGGVVFLSGGQSPEQARDNLQTIGTSGKQPWPITFSFSRAVQDPAMKVWSGKPENIDAAQKTYYDLTKACAEARHGQLQSSKSSPKDEFVSASQDS